The genomic interval TGAGAAATGAGGGTCGATTATCCCACCGATTACTTGATAGATTGCTTGTTGGACCATACGATCCCTTACACATGGAATGCCTAACTTACGTTTAGACCCATCTGGTTTGGGAATTTCAACACGTTTAACAGGTAAAGGTTTATAAGTGCCATCCTTCAATTTTCTTTTCAATTGTTTGTGGTATTTACTTACATGACCAAAAAGTTCATATACTGTCATCCCATCAATACCGGGTGCACCTTTATTTGCCTTGACCTTCTCACATGCTCTAAGTAGATTATTATCATCAATTATTCTGTCAATTAAGTCGATACCATCTTTTCGTCTTGCTTCTTTAAGGACAGTACTGCACACTTTTGCATACTCTTCAGTTTCCAACTTATCTCTTTGCAAATAGCCATTTTCCAATGCATTCTGTGGTCTTTGCACTGTCTTCACCTCCGCATTTCTTCAAGATTGTTATTGTTCAGCCCTTCATTCCAAAGGAACTACTATGGCTTCTGCTGACTTCTTACAATTCAGTTTGTCATCACTGACCAACTTGTTCCTGTGAGATATTCCATCTCTCTTGTCGGGAACCCTTGTAAGACCTCCCCGGGTAAGAGCTATAACCTTCCTCCCATGTAACTGCTATATTTACTGTATGGGACTCGTGCAGTATTGGACTTTGTTTTGTTGTGCAAACTCGTCCATCCCAATTCAGCCTTATATATAGTTTCTGTCCGTCAGTTCGGGATTTTGCCTCCGGCTTCCTTCAGATTCCACCTCACGATGGACACCCTTGCCATTAGCTAACAGTTCCTACTGCCAAGCCTGTAGTGGACTTTCACCACCAAGTTATAGCCCATGCCGGGCGCACACAAACAAAAAATCAAACCGACTGATTTGATTTTTCTTTGTTATGCATCAAATTTTTAATCCATTTCTACTTTTAAATCTTCTTAGAAGAATATGGCTTTCTACTCGTGTTATGCCTTCTAAGGAATATAGTTCGTTGTTTGTGAAGCTTTCTAATGCTTCAAAGTCTTCCACTAGGACATGCATATGCAATGTACTTGGTCCTGTCATTTGATAGCAGCTTGCTACAACTGGGTTTTCTGCAAGTGTTTGCGCTACTTGAATAAGGGAAGCTGGCTCACAATCCACTTCAAAAAAAGCCGAAACCGTCTTGCCTACCTTTTCCGAATTGATGACGGCGCTGAACTTTTCAATAATTCCATTTTCAATTAGTTGGCTGACTCTTTCTCGGATTGCTACTCTTGATAAATTCAGTTCTTTTCCGATTTCTACATAAGATAGCCTGCCATTTGCTGTAAGCAATTCTAATATCTTTTTATCTGTTTCATCTAATTTCATTTAACCACCACGCATCTTCTGTTTTAAATTATGTCTCATTATAGCCTTTCCTTTAAAAATTAGGAAGTATTTTTTAGAATTTTCAAACTTTCTGATGCGGATTACAAATGTAATGGAAAAATTTAGAGAGTTCGTCTATTGACTTATTTACGAGATATACGAAGGAGTGTGTATTTACTGTTATTTTTATATTTCACTATATCTTACTCACTTAATAAGAAAAACCTGCAGCTTATCACTGCAGGTTTTTCTTATTATTGTGCTTCTATTAATCCGTATTTTCCATCTTTACGCTTGTAGACGATATTGGTATTGTTTGTTTCAGCATCTGTGTAGACGAAGAAATTATGGCCTAATAAGTCCATTTGCAGGATTGCTTCCTCGCTGTCCATCGGTTTTAGATTGAAACGTTTTTGACGGACAATCTCTTGATCCTGTTCTTCATCCTCCGCATTTGGTGCGTTTTCGTAAGAACCTAATAATTCATTAAGATTTCCTTTTTCTCTATGCTTACGATTTACTTTCGTTTTATGTTTTCTTATTTGTCTTTCTAATTTATCAGAGATTAAATCTATTGCTGCATACATATCCATATGATTTTCTTCTGCACGCAACAGCAATTGGGACATTGGAATCGTAACTTCTACCTTAGACATTTTGTCATTATACGTTTTTAGATTAACGTTAACTTGTGCATCTGGTGTTTCAGAAAAGTATCTTTCTAATTTGGATATTTTCTTTTCGACATACTCTCTAATTGCTGGAGTTACCTCAATGTTTTCTCCTCTAATGTTGAAATTCATAAGTTACTCCTCCTTTATAGTTTCCAGTGCAAGTCTTATTTTTTCCTAATGGTAATTAGAAATATACCTATAAGGAATCATTTTGACTATACTATATATTTCTAGCATACCCTATCAAAATCCTGCTAAAACGATATGAAATTTCGACAAAGTTGTGAACATTCCTAATTAATTTTTTCATAATAATTTCTAGTATAATAATTCCAGCAATTTTTTATGTCAGAAAATGTTTCAAATTAATGTGTACAGGATATATATACAGCATAATTAAATACATGCCGTTCCTTGAAAATAAAATGCCCGTTTCTACTAAAAGAACTAGTTCTTCCAATAAATCAGATAGGCAAAAGACAGGCATGAATAGTATTTTTCTAAATAAAGTTTAATCCTATTGTTGTTAAATATCTAGACAATTATTTGCTCTATTTAAAAACATTTCGACATAATCTATTAGGAGAAGCCTATATTCCTAACAATAGATGGAATTGTGAGTATCACATACTGTTATTGTGTCGAGATTTATCGAAATTAATCAAAATATTTTTACAATTCAATGATTTATATTTGCTACAATGAACACAACAAAGAAATTAACTTGGAGGTAAATGAATGAGTGAAAAGATTTTACAAAATCAGCATGAAGCAGAATTAAAAGAATTGGAAGAGGAAGAGTATTTTTATAAGCTTTGGGAAGACGACCGTTTATAACCAAAATAGATCTACTTATTAATAGAAACAGGAGGAACATTTGCTTTTTAAGAGATGTTCTTAAAATTTGAAAACTTTCTGGAAAAATAAGGAGTATCTTACTTTATCTTGAAATTCTAACAAATAAAGATTTGATAACGCATACTGGAGGGATCTATTTTGAATAAAAAATGTATCGCAATGCTTTTAGCTGGAGGAAGAGGGACAAGACTTAAGAAATTGACAGAAGAATTAGCAAAACCAGCTGTACCTTTTGGAGGAAAATATCGTATCGTTGATTTCACTTTAAGCAATTGCCGTAATTCAGGAATAGATACCGTTGGTGTATTAACACAATACCAGCCACATGTACTGCAAAATTACATTAAAGACGGGAAAGATTGGGATCTAGACAGCAGAGATGGCGGACTTAGCATCCTTCCACCATACCAATGTGGCACTGAAGAACGCTGGTATGATGGTACAGCTCATGCTATCTATCAAAATATATCCTATATTGACCAGTATAACCCTGAAAATGTTCTTGTTATTTCTGGTGACCATATCTATAAAATGGATTATAATCTGATGTTACAACAGCATATAAAAACAGGTGCAGATGCAACGATTTCTGTGACAGAAGTTCCATGGGTAGAAGCTAGCCGCTTCGGCATCATGAATACAGATAGCACGAATAATCGTATTGTTGATTTCGAGGAGAAGCCAGCTAACCCACAGTCGAACCTTGCTTCGATGGGTGTCTATATTTTCAAATGGAAAACACTTAAAAACTATTTACAAAAAGAAGAAAAAAATGAACTATCTTCGAAAGATTTTGGGAAAGACATTATTCCTGCCATGCTTTTAGATAACCGCAAATTACATGCCTATACGTTTAAAGGGTATTGGAAGGACGTTGGGACAATTGACAGCTTCTGGGAAGCAAACATGGATTTATTATCGAGAGAAAGCAATATCTTTCTAAATGACAAAGACTGGACCGTATTTACCCACGAACAGTGCTTTGCCCCATCCTATATCGAATCTTCCGCTACCGTAAAACGCTCCATTATCAGTGAAGGCTGCGAAATTTATGGAACAGTAGAAAACTCCGTCATCTTCAATGATGTCATTATTGGAAAAGGCGCAATCGTAAAAGATTCCGTACTCCTTCCTGGAACCGTTATCGGTGAAAATGTGGTCATTGAAAAGAGTGTAACGGCATGTAATGTGATGGTTGAAGATCATAGTATCATTGCACCTGAAGATGCAGATTCGGAGATTGTG from Niallia sp. FSL W8-0635 carries:
- a CDS encoding Lrp/AsnC family transcriptional regulator, which codes for MKLDETDKKILELLTANGRLSYVEIGKELNLSRVAIRERVSQLIENGIIEKFSAVINSEKVGKTVSAFFEVDCEPASLIQVAQTLAENPVVASCYQMTGPSTLHMHVLVEDFEALESFTNNELYSLEGITRVESHILLRRFKSRNGLKI
- a CDS encoding glucose-1-phosphate adenylyltransferase, whose product is MLNKKCIAMLLAGGRGTRLKKLTEELAKPAVPFGGKYRIVDFTLSNCRNSGIDTVGVLTQYQPHVLQNYIKDGKDWDLDSRDGGLSILPPYQCGTEERWYDGTAHAIYQNISYIDQYNPENVLVISGDHIYKMDYNLMLQQHIKTGADATISVTEVPWVEASRFGIMNTDSTNNRIVDFEEKPANPQSNLASMGVYIFKWKTLKNYLQKEEKNELSSKDFGKDIIPAMLLDNRKLHAYTFKGYWKDVGTIDSFWEANMDLLSRESNIFLNDKDWTVFTHEQCFAPSYIESSATVKRSIISEGCEIYGTVENSVIFNDVIIGKGAIVKDSVLLPGTVIGENVVIEKSVTACNVMVEDHSIIAPEDADSEIVLIGESMENKQSRVGLSRVI
- the hpf gene encoding ribosome hibernation-promoting factor, HPF/YfiA family; amino-acid sequence: MNFNIRGENIEVTPAIREYVEKKISKLERYFSETPDAQVNVNLKTYNDKMSKVEVTIPMSQLLLRAEENHMDMYAAIDLISDKLERQIRKHKTKVNRKHREKGNLNELLGSYENAPNAEDEEQDQEIVRQKRFNLKPMDSEEAILQMDLLGHNFFVYTDAETNNTNIVYKRKDGKYGLIEAQ